The nucleotide window CATATATGCCTAATGAATATGAGCAATAAAACAATAGAGAGAAAATGAACTAGCTACAGGACAGAAGCTCAAATCAACACAATACTGAGATTAAAATCCCaaaaacagggactggagagatggctcagcagttaatagcactggctgctcttccagaggtcctaagttcaattcccagcaaccacatggtgggtcacaaccatctatagtggaatctaatgcccacttctggcctaaaggcaatagagcactcatatacataaagtaaataaattttaaaaacaaaacacagcaaaaatacCCCACACTAAACATAGTTCAGTATAAGAATCCTACGTTGATTGACACATTAAACTGAGagctgtttatttaaaaaaaaaagccatcattAGTTCTCAAACATCATTGTTatctaaacttaaaaaaagataCGAAATTTAAAATCGGAAAACAAGTAATTAAGTATAAACACAGAGGACTGACCTATGAGAAATGTTAAATCTTTGGACAGTCCTTTCCCCGTTGGCCAACCAgatctggattctggtgatggGCTCCAAGTTGTTCAGTGACACAGCAGACAAAGTACTTTTCTTTACAACTTCGATACTCTTTGCTTTAGAAACGATTTTTGGTGTAGCACtaagaaaatacaaatgacaaagtCAGATACATGTTTtcttattatataaattttacattAAGCTCAGTTTCTAGGAAGAGTTTTATAAATCACAACTACTCCCTCAGGAATAAATGATTGTTATGTTCACAACATACATGTTCTAGGAATCAAATGAAATTATACATACCCAAACAATCTGTAAGTTTACAGAACAACATGCAAATTAGCATTACCTGGGGTATAGGATGAACTGCTAAAAGAAATTACTTTCTCTGTAGAAGTTAGCCCTTGAGTaaccaagggaaaaaaagcaaaaaagtgtATTTTGAAATGTACACCTAGAACTTTCTAGATGTAAAGCTGAAAATGTATACACTTTCCCACTACtaataaatgaaaacaagggATTGGATAtatagttggtagagtgcttgcttagcatacacAAATCCTTAGTCTAGTCTGCAATACCCCATAGAACCAAGcattgcaatcccagcactagggaggtggaggcaggaggatcaggaattcaaagtcatccttaaaaatataaagaacctgcctaaaacaaacaaagcaaaccaaaaccaaatcaacctttaaaaaaaaaaaagatcttggagttggaaagatgactcagaggttaggagcactggctgctcttccagaggtcctgagttcaattcccggcaaccacatggtgggtcatagtcatctataatgagatctggtgccctcttctggcatgtaggaaaaacactgtatacacagtaaataaaaaaaaaatctaaagcaaaacaacaacaacaacaacaaaaaaaaacccaagaactcATTTGAAATTGGGATGTATTTCAGCAGTAACTATTTGCCTTCCATGTTTATGGGCCCTAGGTTAGATAGAACCCAAGCACCAGAAAAAGTCATTTCTAGCAGAAGAAATATTATGTTCTATATGgttagaaaaatgagaaaatgtctgttatagaaaacacagacaataacTATACTTACCTTCCTAGTCTGTGACCCTGTCCTGAAAAGGGCTGGAACACAGGCTTAGTAGACATacatacttcattttttttatcttcaacTTTAACATCCActtcttctttatcaaaaattccCCGTAATTCTGAAGGTAATTccctttgaaagaaaagaaaatgataaagctCCTGTCTTCCCTGTCTCTGAAAGACAAATTCCATATGGGTTAAGGAGGTAGCGTAGACGGTAGAGCACCTGACTAGCACGTGTCGGTTTGGGGTTTAATCTTTAGCACCATATAAGCCAGCAATGGTGGTGTgtgctataatcccagctcttgggacggggaagcaggaggatcagaagtccaaggttaTCCTTGATCACATTGCAAGTCAGAGGTCGTCTAGACTGCAAGAGACCCTTGCAAAAATAAACAGGGCTGGTAAAGGTACTTGTTGCCAAGCCTCATCACTTGACTTTCATCTCTGGAACCtacaggggaaggagagaactcctgaaagttgtcttctgatttccaATATGAACACTGTGGCACACAGGGgtgttttgtatgtatatagatagacaaatgtaaacaaaataaatacacgaaaaaagaaacatatgaaATTCATAATATTTCATAAGGAAATAATTGAATGTATTTAAAGTAATATCACCAAATAATATGAATACACAAACCTGAGagataaagtaattttaaagacATTATGTCCAGTTTTATAGCATTATCTAGAATAATATTAAATTCATAATTCTTGACTAGATGCTGCTAATTTACAGTttactgtgtgtgcaggtgtgagtatATGTGCTTATATGTGTGGGTAGTATTTGTActtatgcatgtgtgcactgaaGTCAGAGGAGGGCTTTAGgtgctttattattttctgtcttacTCATTTgtcacagggtctctctctgaacctgaagctcatgaTTTTTTGCTAGCTTGGCAGCCAGAAAGcaccagcaatcctcctgtctctgctgtgaaatagtgctggggttacagcgcATGAGACAATGACCATCAGGTCCTCGTGGGTGTAGAGCAGGTGCTCtgaacaactgagccatctccacccagctaagaaattatttcttattcatgtgtgtgtgtgtgcgcacatgtgcgcatataggatgtgtatgtgtgaatatgggtatgtgtgtgccatgacacatgtagagacaagaggacaacttttggtaGTCAGCTCTCTCCTTAAGCTATggattctgggattgaactcaggttttaaGGATTGACTGGAAAGGACTTTGATCTGATGAGCCATCTCAAAGGCCCAttcattttttcatcttttttttttttggctttttgagacagggtttctctgtgtaataaataGCGCTAgttgtcccggaacttgctctgtaaaccaggctggcctcaaactcacagagatctgcctgtctctgcctcccaagtgttcagattaaaggtgtgaaccacccagctagtttttatcatttatttaaaaaaaaatagataaccAAAGGactaaagatgaaagcaaatacTAAGCTttagttctatttttgtttgtattttgagatgggCAGGCCTTGAATCTCTGATTCATGGCTCTACCTCTTGAAGGCTAGTCTGAAACTCATGATACAGCTAATACATCTAGCTTCATAGATAGGacaattctccttcctcagcctgccAAGTTTGTAGGTTATAGGTAAAATACTTTCCTAACTCATTTAAATATGGGGGAAGGGGCCGCTAGGcggtagtagcacacacctttaatctgagcacttgggaggcagaggcaggtgaatctctgtgagtcgaggccagcctggtctacatgagctagttccaggacaggccccaatgGTACatagaaaccccgtctcgaaaaaccaaaataaataaataaataaacaaacaaacaaataaataaagtaggagggctggagagatggctcagaggttataaGAGCACTGGCctctctttcagaggatctgggttaaattcccagcacccatgtggcagctgacaactgtctataactccacttccaagggatctgacacttttACACCaaatcacataaaagaaaaaaatatttattcactttGATAATGACAAAGTAAAATACAGTCACTActggctttaaagaaaaaaattcacatttcatCCTTCTATCAGATCTAAATAACAATTGATGGGCTCCAGTCCTGGGCTTTGTCTAATATTTCAGATACCCctttttggttggttgtttttggtgcatatctttaatcccagaacttactagacagaggcagacagatctctgtgagtgcgaggccagtctggtctacaccagctagttccaggacaggctccaaagttacagcgaaaccctgtcttgaaaaccaaacaaacaaacaaaaagactataTAAAAAACTCTCGTGGGGCTgcgtgatggtggcgcacgcctttaatcccagcacccgggaggcagaggcaggaggatctctgtgagttcgagaccagcctggtctacagagctagttccaggacaggctccaaagccacagtgaaaccctatctcaaaaaaccaaaaaaaaaaaaaaaaaaaaaaacctccacccTCGTGGGGCTGGATGGAAggagagtgtagctcagtgggagaagtAGTCTTGATGTGCCCCTGGGTCGGTTTCTGGAAAAAGGTTGGGagaaacaaataatctaatattaaaataggcaaagaaaaacatggagaaataatttagAATGCCATTTctccaaagatacacaaatgGCTAATAACACAACATTACTAGTCATTGGGGAACTGAAAAGAAGAACTAGAAGGAAACACTGTTTCCTACTTACAAGGAAGCTGTAATTCAAAATGGCTGGCATTGACAAATATTagcaaagacagaaataaacactGTGGCCCTCATACACCGCTGGTATACTGCTGGGGTTGTTTCAAACCGTATAGTCACTTAAGAATACAGTTCGACAACTCTTTGTGAAGTCAAAGATAGAATTAACATCTTgtgagatatatatgtatatacatatgcctAACTGAAAACATTTGTCTGCATAAGAACTCAGCCAAGAACTAGAAGATCAGCAATTAAAAGCATActccactcttccagaggacccaagtttggctccagaacccatgtcaggtggcttacaacatcctcttacagttccaggggatacgaTGCCTTTAATCGCTGtaggcatctgcacacatgttTAAAATGCACCTATCCCCTACCcctgcatacacataattttaaaaaaacattataaacaaaaaCTTAGCTGGGCTAATGACACATGCCTGTATCCTAGCATCTGAGTGGTAAATACAGAAGGATGAGGAGCTCAAGGTCATATTTAGTAAAGAactcgaggtcagcctggcctacatgagacACTGATATCTCCCACGAACCAATTAATTTATACAGGGTcgtgggggtgtagctcagtagtagagcacttgcctggcttGCATATAGTTCTGGGTTTAATCCATAgcccagcaaaacaaaaaacaaaaccaaataaactaaccaaccaaacaagcaagcaaaacacttacatagaaatatatttttaacagcTCTAAATATGGAAATGACCCAAACATCTAACCACTGATAAACAGACAAACTGTGACTTCtgactacatagccctggctgtccttgaactcaaagaaatctgccttCATTTGTCTTGAgactgctagaattaaaggcatgcaccaccatgcctaataAGATACTTTTTATAGAAATAGTTAAATAGCCTCAATTgccaagaaaaattaaatatacatacccaaacaataatacatatatacatatattcacatatatatgaataagaAGTTATCATTGTgagaatatatagatatattcaaACAGCTCATAATGGACAATTAAAAactgatttataaataaatatataccgTGAGGATCAAATCTGAACTAAACCAAGACTACCCCTTGTATGCCTGCACCATGATCCCAAGTACCCCAAGTTCCTGAAACAAGTCCAACTCCACCCTGGGTATGACTAAGACCATGTCTCAAGCAAAAACAATACCTATTACCACTCTCCTCAAAAATACTTGTATTTTTCTAGATAAACCATGTATAATACTTAGATTCataattttaaactttataattttaaagataaaatgactAAACATGgaataacaaagaaaacatggaaTTAAGGAATAAGTGGCAAGACTGGTTGATCAGAATTCAAATTCCTAAAATTCAAATTATAGCTCTAATCTGGGCTTGTTGGTACATGCCCAAAATCCCATTTGAGGCGTAGGCTGGTCCACATAGTATACTCCAGGTTAGCCAAGACTGTATTTTGAAAcccaatagaaataaaacaaaacaacaaaaaattagttGTGGCCCTCTAAGAAAAATGTCAATTAGAAAAAAAGGGCACTACAAACCAGGTGAGATGGGCCACGTCTTTAATCCCGgcacgagggaggcagaggcagaaggatctctgagaattcaaggccagcctggtctacagttccaggaTAACAGGGACtgtcacatagagaaaccctgtcacaaaaaaataaacaaacaaaggggCACTGGGGGTGGGCATGGTcacccatacctttaatcccagatctcagAAAACAGGATGGCAGACCACTGTAAtgtccaaggtcagcctgggggagagtgagaggaaggggcagagaggagTGATGAAGAAACCGAAAGGCCAAGATCAATTTAAGCTAGATGTGATAGCTTATACCTTGGATTTCAGGGATAGCTGAGACTAAATGACTGTTATTTAAAGATTTTCCATATATTTATGCCTGTGTGTAGGCATAGCACATGGAAACAGATGCCCTTGGAGGGCCCCCAAACTGAAGCAGCAAAGCTTCTTAAACCACCTCTTCAGCTCTGGTTgccatttaaaacaaacaacccaagcCCCCTGCCACACTACCCCCCAGGGAAGAGATGTGAATTCGCAGAAGAAACAGCATGTCTATGAATGTGTAAAGGGGCACAATCATGACTACGAATGATTTTTTGATGTGAAACATGCCTGAAATACCCCTCTACTATGTCCTGCTTACCCCTTTTTGATGGAGTTCAGAAACTGCTGACTTGCACCATCAGAGTAACTTCTAAAGTCATCATTGACTGTGAATCCGTTTTTCcacaattttatatttacatcTACCTACAAGGCAGTAAAGAAAGGAATACATTGTAAgaaaggctgaccttgagctcactaAATAGCCtatgctggccctgaactccagATCATCCTACCTGAACCCAAGTTCTGAGTTCACAGGCCTGTACCATCACACCTAGCTCATGAATGATATTATGTTATTATTAAAACATATACATTAGTCATTTGGAAAATTTTGTTCTCTAAGCCACACAAATCTAAATGCTAATTATTTCCTTATATGACA belongs to Microtus pennsylvanicus isolate mMicPen1 chromosome 8, mMicPen1.hap1, whole genome shotgun sequence and includes:
- the Ubxn2a gene encoding UBX domain-containing protein 2A; this encodes MKEVDNLDSIKEEWVCETGPPNNQPLNGNQQRDCEYFVDSLFEEAEKIGAKCLSPTEQKKQVDVNIKLWKNGFTVNDDFRSYSDGASQQFLNSIKKGELPSELRGIFDKEEVDVKVEDKKNEVCMSTKPVFQPFSGQGHRLGSATPKIVSKAKSIEVVKKSTLSAVSLNNLEPITRIQIWLANGERTVQRFNISHRVSHIKDFIEKYQGSQRSPPFALATALPFLRLLDETLTLEEADLQNAVIIQRLQITSEPFRKL